The DNA region AAGAAGCTGAGGTGAATCACGGGCAGAGCTATCATAGTTTGGGCGACTCTCAAAGCGATGGATGAATCTGTTGCTAAAAAAGTTCAAAAAGACTGCCGTTGTGGGTGCGGGGGTCGGCTTTATAGAGCTGATTTTCCTCGGAAAGTACGGGGGGTTGAGGCCGACACCCTTGAAGAGACCCGTATCAGTTTTCGCTGTGCGGATTGCAGAAAAAGATTAACCCCTATTTCGGCAAGGTTTCTGTGGCGTAAGGTCTACGCTCTGTTGGCGGTAGCGATGAATTTTGAATTCTCTGGGTTCATTCCTTCTTCAGCCAGGCAAACTATTCAGCGTTGGCATAAATTCTGGGAGTTAGTTTTAAATCAACAGGGTTCGTTTATGTCCCTGACCAGGGGTCTGCTTCAGGTTGAATTTGAGTATTCTCTGCCATCCTTGGTGAAATGCTTTGCAAGCCAATGCCCAAGCCAGTTTGCTAGGTTTATGAATTTACTGGGATGTGAGAATAAAATGATGACCGAATTTTTCCGCCACAGGATGCCCTTAGACAAAGATCCATGATGGCCGGTAGAGCTTTTTTCTAAGAATTGATCAAACCGATGAGTGAAAAGTCGGGTCAATTTAAACGAAAAAGGAGGGAAGTATGTCAATTCATCAAAAAACGGCAGAGCTCCGTTTTGCAGTCATCGGGGAACTTTTGAATTCACCGGTAGCCAAGGGGGAGCTCTGTTTGAAGCTGAAAGTATTGAGTGAGAAGCTTTGGAAAGATCCCAGAACTGGGACTCCAAAGAAATATGGTTATGCCACAGTCGAGAGATGGTATTACAAAGCGAAGAGAAGTCCGAATCCGTATGATGCTCTCATGTTAAAAAAAGAAGTGATGATGGTCGAATTCAAATTTTTGATGAAAAGACTAAGACATTTTTCGAGGATCAATACCAGAGGCACCCACGTTGGACAGTAAAGCTTCATCATGACAATTTGGTCGCCTGGCGGCCGTCTGAAAAAGTCCCCTGCTACAGTTCGACGAGAAGACTCTTTGCTCAGCAAGGGTGGCATCGAAATCGAACGGTGGTGACCAAGGAGAAAAGATCCTACGAAGTTCCCTTTGCAGGGGGTCTGTGGCATCTTGACTTTCATCATGCTCGTAGAATGGTCCTGATGCCCAATGGACAGCGAGTGGTCCCTATTTGCTTGGCCATTATGGACGACTGCACTCGCCTGTGTTGCCATATTCAGTGGTTTATCCATGAGACAGCAGAGACTTTGAGCCATGGCTTTATGCAAGCTCTCCTGAAGCGAGGTCTTCCGAGGGCTTTGATGAGCGACAATGGTGCGGCCATGGTGAGTGCCGAGTTCACCCAGGGGCTTATGCGGTTAAGTATTCAACATGATCTCACGATGCCCTATAGCCCTATCAAAATGGTAAACAGGAGTCATTTTGGGGCAATCTTGAGGGGCGGCTCATGGCCCTGCTTGAAAATGATAAGACGTTGACTCTCGAGAAGCTCAACCATTTGACCGGGATCTGGATCGAGCAAGAATACAATTCGAATGTCCATTCGGAGCTCAAGCAAAGCCCAGTCAATAAATGGCTTGAGTCCGAAAAAGTAACCAGACCCAGTCCATCCTTGACAGTGCTCAGACAATGTTTTCGTCGCGAAATCGTACGGCGGGTGCGGCGAAGTGATGCCACTTTTACGATTGATGCAAAAAGGTTTGAGATTCTTCCTCTGGTCTATCGAGGCCTACGAAAAATCCATATTCATTATGCAAAGTGGGACTTTACCAATGTTGATATTGTTGATCCAAAGACAAAGGTCATTCTCACCCCAGCTTATCCAATTGATCTCAAACAAAATTCTGACAGAAAAAGACAGGTCATCTCTGAAATGAAGAAGGATGACTCTCACGACATTCCCCCTCTCTTGCAAAAGATGATGAGTGAATTTGCTATGACCGGCATTCCTCCCGCATACATTCCTCTCAGTGAAACTCAGAATGACAGCGGCCACACAAATTCCAATAAAGAGAAAACACAATGAATGAAATTCAGATGTTTTATGGACTTAAATGGAATCCCTTCACACCAGAGATTCCTCTCGATGGTATTGTCTCAAATGATCAATGGGATCAGTTTTTTTGGCGAGTTGAGAGTCTCATTCTCGATGGCGGGTTTGCTATGATCACCGGCGAGTCTGGTCTCGGCAAGTCGGTGACTTTGAGGGCCCTGTCTGACCGAATCTCAAAAATAAAAAGAGGTACAACTTCAAGAGCTCTCCGCCCTCAAAGTGGTCTCAATGACTTTTACAGAGAGCTCGGGTCCCTTTTGGTCTCGATGTGCGCACCAGTAACAGATACCGAGGTCATACTTCACTCAGAGAGAAATGGCAAAACCACATTGATACGGCCCTCTTTCGTCCCGTCCTGGTTATTGACGAGGCTCAGGAAATGCAAATTGCGACAATGTCGGAACTCAGGCTTCTCACCAGCAAAAAGTTTGATTCTCAAATACTTCTCACTGTGATTTTGGCAGGTGACCAGAGGCTTCCCGCAAAATTGCAGGAAGAAAGCCTTCTGCCTTTGGCTACAAGAATACGCACCAGAATTAATCTCGACCCCTTAGCCAAGAGCAATCTGGTGAAGTTGCTTAACGGAGTCATGACCAATGCCGGCCGCCCGGACCTCATGACCGAAGAACTCATCAGCTCGCTTGTTGAGCATTGTCTGCAAAATCCAAGAATCATGATGAATCTAGCCAGTGAAATCTTGGCTCTGGGCTTACGAAAAAAAGCAAAACAACTCGGTGTTGAGCTTTTTTTCGAGCTCTTTCCACCCATCACAAAAACCAAACAAAAATCTCTCAAAAATTAAGCGTCACTCAGGGGGATAGGGCTCTGCAGAAGTGCAACCCGAGCACCTGATGATGGTCGGAGAAAAAGGAGCCGCATGGATGCGGCTCCGGCTCCCTTCACTCTAAGTTGGGACACAACAAATAATCCCAACGCCGTCACTTTTCTCTGACCCCGAATGCGAAAAACTTATTCCGCATAGTGTCGCCCGGGCCGATCCTTCCTTGAGCCACTAAAACAATGATGACTTATCCATCATTTAACTAGCTCTGTGTACCCTCCAATAAATACTTCCTCAAATAGAAGTACGGCGAAGTCATGTCCAATGGCTCATTAACAATTTGCTGATTGCTCAACTGTTTAAGTCGAATTGAATTCTCTTCGAAACTGCACAAAACCAAACAATCTGATGCAAGATCGTCGTCACAAAAACTCATTATGAAATTCATCAGTTCGACCACTCGAGTAAGTTCTTCTGACTTCACTAAAAATTCACTTTTAACGTTTTCAACTAGTGCGCATAGTTTGGGACCATATCGCTTGCCTTCAGTAATGTTTAGTCTCCCCGAAACGATTGCATATACTTCTCTGGGT from Bdellovibrionales bacterium includes:
- a CDS encoding transposase family protein, yielding MTKEKRSYEVPFAGGLWHLDFHHARRMVLMPNGQRVVPICLAIMDDCTRLCCHIQWFIHETAETLSHGFMQALLKRGLPRALMSDNGAAMVSAEFTQGLMRLSIQHDLTMPYSPIKMVNRSHFGAILRGGSWPCLKMIRR